Proteins from one Leishmania infantum JPCM5 genome chromosome 21 genomic window:
- a CDS encoding putative protein kinase encodes MATVDTVRGRYSSYKLLNEVGRGGSALVYRAQDVATRKDVAVKQLFGNRPQDMEDWLREVDALHTLNNHHCPHVVKYLDHMQQHDRLFLVEEFTEHGSLLRRLKENSKLPEDIACRYIYQVLTALYHMAPWGVVHGDLKASNILLFDGDVVKLTDFALRSHGEDDHEDGERRTTAASTPSAEALPLMRGSRAGRGAGEECSGSALSVFRGSAYWAAPEVLAGASKATAASDIWSVGCLAVELLTGAPPYFERPIHNAIHHILKSYYEVLCESEASRVGAAGTSRASTNPATPSAAMGSGDDDGPRGPRKKKNGAKDGCGAAPQKTDVASARRATATTSTHNPPKEPVDAVKTAASSGAVCASDRNEVATPLCEAALLPPLPEDVHLSDECLSFLRMCFRPRAVDRPSAGELLHDPWFLDCTVPQLLRAAREGRPMNGTTGDESVSAGTSSGSRFGVIEQWVKRNLTCDNESRCEAWLNSDALPLLVPVLTPRIMTPKYIGNVMWCFSQFAESRSALATLFVDRLGSTELWGVEELTSACDADHLATLFRRCCATQDAQVPVYTPADPRALRFVLGLEKEKVLACVRALHSRLVLEPTAAAMAADASSLATATDDTAVDLNDCPASSRDPAAPAHAAPDRAPASLQEQHEQQQRARERLLSDGGAAVLCQCVEAQCKAAFLSNTAPMMEWSTMNLLFDVLCTIEPLAGGQALLWGLGADLSGGHTSPSSTVGTGGGGAAILKSLTVVVNPCGGRGGGELNSTWEKSSPGTGPPLLVSPISVSPQESIPTTAAAAGGGGGPLSSLGSTMGFGCHTVSGLPPESVQWATSMTWLLAVQEAARHLCETAVRLLTRYIPVARRCRAEYLEKAGVSLTATLVLVASSEVVSTDVRCAAVEALPQLQASSLRATRYLRDPVRCIALLALTLKRSYGVPALTSCLLTAITAMTSEKQMLAACTGCPWVWESLVSLLREVEAADKAAAAGGKRSSSALHSAASTDGGAAEGAVAPPALVAAAASPTSVKSPSASSSSGAVAAGGAAVFADIVVLLSRWFAEVTPTALLSSAVTAAAAASEAIPALGHPAASLPLPVLLQTLRCQLIALSQNGRVCHGDLMPDVAKALRHLAPLEAAAVAASTSTATVA; translated from the coding sequence ctCGTGTACCGCGCGCAGGACGTGGCCACACGCAAAGATGTTGCCGTGAAGCAGCTCTTTGGCAACCGGCCGCAGGACATGGAAGACtggctgcgcgaggtggacGCCCTACACACGCTCAACAACCATCATTGCCCGCATGTCGTGAAGTACCTGGACCacatgcagcagcacgatCGACTCTTCCTCGTGGAGGAGTTCACCGAGCACGgatcgctgctgcgccgtctgAAGGAAAACAGCAAGCTTCCGGAGGACATCGCTTGCCGGTATATCTACCAGGTGCTGACGGCCCTGTATCATATGGCCCCGTGGGGCGTCGTGCACGGCGACTTGAAGGCGTCAAACATTCTTCTCTTCGACGGCGATGTCGTGAAACTGACGGACTTTGCACTGCGCTCGCATGGCGAGGACGATCACGAGGATGGCGagcggcgcaccaccgcggcctcCACGCCTTCTGCCGAAGCACTGCCCCTCATGAggggcagccgcgccggGAGGGGCGCTGGTGAAGAGTGCTCTGGCTCTGCCCTCTCGGTGTTCCGCGGCTCCGCTTACTGGGCAGCGCCGGAAGTCCTCGCCGGTGCATCGaaggcaacggcggcgagcgACATCTGGTCGGTGGGCTGCCTCGCGGTGGAGTTGCTCACGGGTGCCCCGCCGTACTTCGAGCGCCCCATCCACAACGCCATTCATCACATCCTCAAGAGCTACTACGAGGTGCTCTGTGAAAGCGAGGCCAgccgcgtcggtgctgccggcacctCGCGCGCGTCCACCAACCCCGCAACCCCAAGCGCGGCAATGGGCTCTGGCGACGATGACGGGCCGCGTGGGCCCcggaagaagaaaaacggAGCGAAAGACGGGTGTGGTGCAGCACCGCAAAAAACAGACGTGGCGTCCGCGCGGAGggcgacggcaacgacgaGCACCCACAATCCGCCGAAGGAGCCGGTCGATGCGGTCAAGACAGCCGCATCTAGCggcgctgtgtgtgcatcaGACCGGAATGAAGTGGCCACGCCTctgtgcgaggcggcgctgctcccgcCGCTTCCCGAGGACGTGCACTTGAGCGATGAATGTCTGTCGTTTCTACGGATGTGCTTCCGCCCCCGCGCGGTAGACCGGCCGTCGGCCGGGGAGCTGCTCCACGATCCGTGGTTTCTGGACTGCACCGTGCCGCAGCTTCTGCGGGCAGCGCGCGAGGGTCGGCCTATGAACGGGACGACAGGCGACGAGAGCGtcagcgccggcaccagcagcggcagccgctttGGGGTGATTGAGCAGTGGGTGAAGCGCAACCTGACATGTGATAACGAGAGCCGGTGCGAGGCGTGGCTGAACAGCGacgcactgccgctgctggtgccggtgctgaCGCCGCGTATTATGACACCCAAGTACATTGGGAACGTGATGTGGTGCTTTTCCCAGTTTGCCGAGAGCCGCTCAGCCTTGGCGACGCTCTTTGTGGACCGGTTGGGGTCGACAGAGCTctggggggtggaggagctcACGTCGGCGTGCGACGCGGACCACCTCGCCACACTCTttcggcggtgctgtgcaACGCAGGACGCACAGGTGCCCGTGTACACCCCGGCAGAcccgcgtgcgctgcgctttGTCCTGGGCCtggagaaggaaaaggttctggcatgtgtgcgtgcgctgcactCGCGTCTCGTGCTCGAGCCgacggccgcggcgatggCTGCGGATGCGAGCTCGctggccaccgccacagACGACACCGCAGTGGATCTGAACGACTgccccgcctcctcgcgtgACCCCGCGGCGCCCGCGCATGCGGCGCCGGATCGCGCACCGGCATCCCTTCAAGAGCAGCATGAACAACAGCAGCGTGCCCGTGAGCGACTactcagcgacggcggcgcggcggtgctgtgccAGTGCGTGGAGGCGCAGTGCAAGGCAGCTTTCCTGAGCAACACAGCGCCCATGATGGAGTGGAGCACGATGAACCTGCTGTTTGACGTGCTCTGCACCATCGAGCCGCTGGCGGGCGGGCAGGCGTTGCTGTGGGGGCTCGGCGCTGACCTCAGCGGTGGTCACACCTCCCCGAGCTCTACTGTGGGCacaggtggtggtggagcggcGATTTTGAAATCGCTGACGGTTGTCGTCAACCCgtgcggaggacgaggcggcggtgagtTGAACAGCACCTGGGAAAAGTCGTCGCCAGGGACAGGTCCCCCGCTTTTGGTGTCACCGATCTCGGTGAGCCCGCAGGAGTCGATtccgacgacagcggcagcggcgggcggcggtggcggcccgCTGAGCTCCCTAGGCAGCACTATGGGGTTCGGATGCCACACCGTCAGCGGCCTTCCACCGGAGTCAGTGCAGTGGGCCACATCTATGACATGGCTGCTCGCAGTGCAGGAAGCAGCGCGCCACCTGTGCGAGACAGCGGTGCGCCTGCTCACCCGCTACATCCCAGTCGCCAGAAGGTGCAGGGCCGAGTACCTCGAGAAGGCCGGTGTCAGTCTGACTGCAACGCTGGTCCTCGTGGCCTCGAGCGAGGTGGTCAGCACCGACGTGCGATGCGCGGCTGTCGAAgccctgccgcagctgcaggcgagcTCGCTCCGTGCAACCCGGTACCTGCGCGACCCGGTGCGCTGCATTGCCCTGCTGGCGCTCACCCTGAAGCGGTCCTACGGTGTCCCCGCGCTGACATCGTGCCTGCTCACAGCCATCACCGCTATGACGTCTGAGAAGCAGATGCTAGCGGCCTGCACCGGCTGCCCGTGGGTGTGGGAATCACTGGTGTCCCTGCTAAGAGAAGTGGAGGCAGCTGacaaagccgccgccgctggtggcaagcgcagcagctcggctctccacagcgccgccagcaccgacggtggcgcggccGAGGGGGCCGTCGCCCCACCTGCCTtagtagcagcagcggcgagtcCCACATCAGTCAAATCGCCtagcgccagcagcagcagcggcgctgttgctgctggtggcgctgctgtttttGCCGACATTGTTGTTCTTCTCTCGCGTTGGTTCGCGGAGGTAAcaccgacggcgctgctgagcagtGCCgtaacagcagcagcagcggcatcggaAGCAATACCTGCCCTCGGTCATCCAGCAGCGTCCCTACCCCTCCCGGTGTTGCTGCAGACACTTCGCTGCCAGCTCATAGCGCTGTCGCAGAACGGTCGTGTCTGCCACGGTGATCTGATGCCGGAtgtggcgaaggcgctgcggcatTTGGCCCCTctcgaagccgccgccgtcgccgcgtcaACGTCGACGGCCACGGTGGCGTGA